From Ignisphaera aggregans DSM 17230, the proteins below share one genomic window:
- a CDS encoding hypothetical protein (KEGG: pai:PAE2955 hypothetical protein~SPTR: Q8ZU43 Putative uncharacterized protein): protein MGIVPTYSSRNLYGVKVVYLCSYLGCLKLYVFEGSLLYIGYKNKSSYDFLGIDAHDILFNSSTGCFWITMEDVSLPLKLITFNRTTNNTWRVGKIYNLYPGQGLVEICTDDFFIEIDPRIEISMGTEYWIDK, encoded by the coding sequence GTGGGAATAGTGCCTACCTATAGCTCTAGAAATCTATATGGGGTTAAAGTTGTGTATCTATGTAGCTATCTCGGATGTCTAAAGCTATATGTTTTCGAAGGATCTCTTCTATATATTGGATATAAGAATAAATCTTCATATGACTTTCTTGGTATTGATGCACACGATATTCTATTTAATAGCTCCACAGGATGTTTCTGGATAACAATGGAGGATGTATCTCTACCACTCAAGCTTATAACCTTCAATAGAACTACTAATAACACATGGAGAGTAGGAAAAATATATAATTTGTATCCAGGTCAAGGACTTGTAGAGATATGTACAGATGATTTCTTTATAGAGATAGACCCAAGGATAGAGATATCCATGGGCACAGAGTATTGGATTGATAAATAG